From the Candidatus Binatia bacterium genome, one window contains:
- a CDS encoding thioredoxin domain-containing protein, whose product MHRLSMRFVLFAALLVGSALAAEFPQIQLPGAKPLPPELRQQLWQAWEAAGKPMHSQHRRPDGRPQYLNRLILAANPYLRLHAQNPVDWYPWGEEALQRARKENKPIFLSIGYSTCHWCHVMEEESFDNEEIARLLNGDFVCIKVDREERPDLDAVYIAAVQRLTGNAGWPLTVFLTPEGEPFYGGTYFPPEDVAGRPGMKRLLATVSNSWKNQQQAARDAAASLRDALRAAGPQPGSALDEVVLRRAAVHATQLFDATNGGFGRAPKFPQPHIVQFLLRYYARTGDTAARHMALYTLKKMSQGGIHDLLGGGFHRYATDAAWRVPHYEKMLVDQATIARAYIEAALALPSAEYIGTAVDTLEYALRDLQAPSGAFFTAEDAQSGGQEGTFYLWTRDEILDAVGAEDGPWVADLFGLTSPDARLPLAVPVAADEFFQQRGMDKKAAAAKLDKIRNALLAARARRPRPARDEKILASWNGLMIAALAEAGGRWNKAEYLAAAERAANWILSNMRPSGRLRHSWYRGQLGNHAYLEDYAYLSLGLFELFKATGESRWLKEADGMLAAMLERFWDKQHNTLRYTSTDHEALFAGPWPLEDAAMPAAHSVAAEVLLRCGHLLHNKVYQESGYNILRANGADIAKAPTAYAYAVMALDFALGPRQEIVVVGPRQQPETAALWKIAQQTYLPRAVTVLHDPRDEGLRTLLPFLARQPMQHRKPTAYVCENFTCKLPVSEPAKLVEQLAALQGGLAKSTPATSPQWSLPTLSSR is encoded by the coding sequence ATGCACCGGTTGTCGATGAGATTCGTGCTGTTCGCCGCGCTATTGGTCGGCTCGGCCCTGGCCGCAGAATTTCCCCAAATTCAGCTCCCGGGGGCGAAGCCGCTCCCGCCCGAGTTGCGCCAGCAACTGTGGCAGGCCTGGGAGGCGGCTGGAAAGCCAATGCACTCGCAGCACCGCCGTCCGGATGGCCGCCCGCAGTACTTGAATCGGCTGATACTGGCCGCCAACCCGTACCTGCGGTTGCACGCGCAAAACCCGGTCGACTGGTACCCGTGGGGTGAGGAGGCGCTGCAGCGGGCGCGCAAGGAGAACAAACCGATCTTCCTCTCCATCGGCTACTCCACCTGCCACTGGTGCCACGTGATGGAGGAAGAGAGTTTCGACAACGAGGAGATCGCGCGGCTCCTGAACGGCGACTTCGTGTGCATCAAGGTCGACCGCGAAGAACGGCCCGACCTGGATGCGGTGTACATCGCCGCGGTGCAACGCCTCACAGGCAACGCAGGCTGGCCGCTGACAGTGTTTCTCACCCCCGAGGGTGAACCATTTTACGGCGGCACGTATTTTCCGCCCGAGGACGTAGCCGGCCGCCCAGGCATGAAGCGACTGCTGGCGACCGTGAGTAACTCCTGGAAAAACCAGCAGCAGGCAGCGCGCGACGCCGCCGCCTCGCTCCGCGATGCGTTGCGCGCTGCCGGCCCGCAACCCGGGTCTGCACTCGACGAAGTTGTGCTGCGGCGCGCCGCCGTGCACGCCACCCAGCTTTTCGATGCGACCAACGGCGGCTTCGGCAGGGCGCCGAAGTTTCCCCAGCCGCACATCGTGCAATTTCTGCTGCGCTACTATGCGCGCACAGGCGACACCGCCGCGCGCCACATGGCCCTGTACACGCTGAAAAAAATGAGCCAGGGAGGCATCCACGATCTCCTCGGCGGAGGCTTCCATCGCTACGCCACCGATGCCGCGTGGCGCGTGCCGCACTACGAAAAGATGTTGGTGGATCAGGCCACCATTGCCCGCGCCTACATCGAAGCCGCGCTCGCGCTGCCGAGCGCGGAGTACATCGGCACCGCCGTCGATACGCTGGAGTACGCGCTGCGGGATTTGCAGGCGCCTTCCGGGGCGTTTTTCACTGCGGAGGATGCCCAGAGCGGCGGCCAAGAGGGAACGTTTTACCTGTGGACGAGGGACGAGATCCTCGACGCTGTGGGGGCGGAGGACGGACCGTGGGTGGCTGACCTGTTCGGCCTCACATCGCCCGACGCCCGGTTGCCGTTGGCCGTGCCAGTGGCGGCGGATGAATTCTTCCAGCAACGGGGGATGGACAAGAAAGCGGCGGCTGCCAAGCTCGATAAAATCCGCAACGCGTTGCTCGCGGCCCGCGCCCGGAGGCCGCGCCCAGCGCGCGACGAGAAGATTCTGGCAAGCTGGAACGGCTTGATGATTGCCGCTTTGGCCGAGGCCGGCGGGCGATGGAACAAGGCCGAGTACCTCGCCGCGGCCGAGCGAGCAGCCAACTGGATCCTGAGCAACATGCGGCCGAGCGGTAGGCTGCGCCACAGTTGGTACCGCGGCCAGTTAGGGAACCATGCGTACCTGGAAGACTACGCCTACCTGAGCCTCGGGTTGTTCGAGTTGTTCAAAGCCACGGGCGAGTCGCGCTGGCTCAAGGAAGCCGACGGAATGCTGGCGGCCATGCTCGAGCGGTTTTGGGACAAGCAACACAACACCCTCCGTTACACGAGCACGGATCACGAGGCGCTCTTTGCCGGGCCGTGGCCGTTGGAAGATGCGGCCATGCCGGCCGCACACTCCGTGGCCGCCGAGGTACTCCTGCGCTGTGGACACCTTTTGCATAACAAAGTGTACCAGGAGAGCGGCTACAACATACTCCGCGCCAATGGGGCAGACATCGCCAAGGCACCCACAGCCTATGCCTACGCGGTGATGGCCTTGGACTTCGCGCTCGGCCCGCGACAAGAAATCGTGGTCGTGGGTCCGCGGCAGCAACCAGAAACGGCTGCGTTGTGGAAGATTGCGCAGCAAACCTACTTGCCGCGGGCAGTGACGGTGTTGCACGACCCGCGCGACGAAGGCCTGCGCACGTTGTTGCCGTTTTTGGCGCGGCAGCCCATGCAGCACCGGAAGCCCACTGCGTACGTGTGCGAAAACTTCACCTGCAAGTTGCCGGTGAGCGAGCCGGCGAAACTCGTGGAGCAACTGGCCGCCCTGCAAGGCGGGCTCGCAAAGTCCACGCCGGCGACTTCACCGCAATGGTCGCTGCCAACGCTGAGCAGCCGGTGA
- a CDS encoding SGNH/GDSL hydrolase family protein encodes MGYAGISMANTLTQNSSWTIDRAGTTTKYRVVAYGDSIYAGYYGSLSRVAKRAAPYVDGEYLAKLWNADIEVIRRTKSGAKADDIYNNKIVAERSYMQTTNTRVVTFEMCGNDFLEARSNFSGQTGTCNYSVLDNALATCTTYQEWAMQAINQYAYAGTRLKIIANLYYPGYNADNTLSNCTDPTTGQRINKRDKFLPYLARSNWRACDLARRYGFACADVFAQYMGADYDSNNDGQIDSDALRYIPGETEAAYVQRITVTLKSTIRDANTHLVNASTSYDYIQSDDTHPTYIGGTIYLGLIGGTGSGSGAPDYSDSQIVNGKNPVWNQYGHERMGWALSVYNPGTP; translated from the coding sequence ATGGGGTATGCCGGCATCAGCATGGCGAACACCTTGACCCAAAATTCTTCCTGGACGATCGACCGTGCGGGCACAACAACCAAGTACCGCGTGGTCGCCTATGGCGACTCCATTTACGCTGGCTACTACGGCTCGCTGTCGCGAGTGGCCAAACGCGCCGCGCCGTATGTCGATGGGGAGTACTTGGCCAAGTTGTGGAACGCCGACATCGAAGTGATTCGCCGTACCAAGTCCGGCGCCAAGGCCGACGATATTTACAACAACAAGATCGTAGCCGAGCGCTCGTACATGCAAACCACGAACACGCGCGTGGTGACGTTCGAGATGTGCGGTAATGACTTTCTCGAGGCGCGCAGCAATTTCAGTGGGCAGACGGGTACCTGTAACTACTCCGTGCTCGACAACGCGCTCGCCACTTGCACCACGTATCAAGAGTGGGCCATGCAAGCGATCAACCAGTACGCGTATGCCGGCACGCGCCTGAAAATCATCGCTAACCTGTATTACCCCGGGTACAACGCCGACAACACGCTGAGCAACTGCACGGACCCCACCACCGGTCAGCGCATCAACAAGCGGGACAAATTCCTGCCGTATTTAGCGCGCAGCAATTGGCGCGCTTGCGATCTCGCCCGTCGTTACGGCTTCGCCTGTGCCGACGTGTTCGCGCAGTACATGGGCGCGGACTACGACTCGAACAACGATGGCCAAATCGACAGCGACGCCTTGCGCTACATCCCCGGTGAAACGGAAGCGGCATACGTGCAGCGGATTACCGTCACCCTGAAGTCCACGATTCGCGACGCCAACACCCACTTGGTGAATGCCAGCACGAGTTACGATTACATCCAGTCGGACGACACCCACCCGACCTACATCGGCGGAACGATTTATCTGGGGCTCATCGGAGGTACAGGCTCCGGATCGGGCGCGCCGGATTACAGCGATTCGCAAATCGTCAATGGCAAGAACCCGGTGTGGAACCAATACGGCCACGAGCGCATGGGCTGGGCGCTTTCCGTTTACAACCCGGGCACGCCGTAG
- a CDS encoding HNH endonuclease yields MLAAEGFSVAPTAEEIQRERNKARELRASQWWKRKRAKGICHYCGRKFPPQELTMDHLVPLARGGRSTKGNLVPACKECNTKKKYLLAFEFTPGASGDEP; encoded by the coding sequence ATGCTCGCGGCGGAGGGTTTTTCTGTCGCCCCCACTGCCGAGGAGATCCAGCGCGAACGCAACAAAGCGCGCGAGCTGCGTGCCTCGCAGTGGTGGAAGCGCAAGCGAGCCAAAGGCATTTGCCACTACTGCGGGCGGAAGTTTCCACCGCAGGAGCTCACCATGGATCACCTCGTGCCGCTCGCTCGCGGGGGGCGTTCCACCAAGGGCAACCTCGTGCCCGCCTGCAAGGAGTGCAACACGAAGAAGAAGTATCTGTTGGCCTTCGAATTCACCCCCGGAGCCTCCGGCGACGAGCCCTAG
- a CDS encoding pyridoxal phosphate-dependent aminotransferase has protein sequence MKRTSHVPPGFRPVPRTGVIYVMTEAAKLGYRPGDPRWANLGQGAPETGPLPGAPPRQGRIELSYDAFEYSPIDGLPELRERVAALYNARYRSGKKSQYTAANVAISPGGRAALTRLVSTLGRTNVGHFLPDYTAYEELLDSFGTFVPIPLIRRPEAGYAFPAEELRNEILGRGLSTVVLSNPANPTGALIHGAELHAWVQVARELKCTLVFDEFYSHYIYADGVETSSAAAYVEDVDSDPVVILDGLTKNWRYPGYRVAWTIGPRPIIEAVTSAGSFLEGGCSRPMQLAALPLLDATVAAQEALAIHRHFHQKRDFMLAALEALGIRVHPPLGGFYCWGDVSALPPPLNTGMGLFRAGLEHGLITVPGVFFDINPGQRRPERESRFAHFVRFSFGPPREEIERGLAILRELIAAHSAVHRVAERT, from the coding sequence TCCTGGCTTCCGCCCGGTGCCGCGCACGGGTGTCATTTACGTCATGACCGAGGCGGCCAAGCTCGGCTATCGCCCGGGCGATCCCCGCTGGGCCAATTTGGGCCAAGGTGCGCCGGAGACGGGCCCGCTCCCTGGCGCGCCGCCACGGCAAGGGAGGATCGAGCTCAGCTACGATGCTTTCGAGTACTCACCGATCGACGGGCTCCCGGAGCTGCGCGAACGCGTCGCCGCTCTTTACAATGCGCGTTACCGCAGCGGGAAGAAAAGCCAGTACACTGCTGCCAATGTGGCGATCAGTCCGGGAGGACGGGCCGCGCTCACTCGCTTAGTTTCGACCCTCGGGCGCACGAACGTCGGGCACTTCTTGCCGGACTACACCGCTTACGAGGAACTGCTCGACTCGTTCGGCACTTTCGTGCCGATCCCGCTCATCCGCCGCCCCGAGGCCGGTTATGCTTTTCCCGCCGAAGAGCTGCGCAACGAGATCCTCGGCCGCGGTTTGTCGACGGTGGTGCTCTCGAACCCTGCTAATCCCACTGGGGCGCTGATTCACGGCGCAGAGCTGCACGCCTGGGTGCAGGTGGCGCGGGAACTCAAATGCACGTTGGTGTTCGATGAGTTTTACAGCCACTACATTTACGCCGACGGCGTGGAAACGTCTTCTGCAGCTGCTTATGTCGAAGATGTCGATAGCGACCCGGTCGTGATCCTCGACGGCCTCACGAAGAACTGGCGCTACCCTGGCTATCGCGTGGCGTGGACCATCGGGCCTCGGCCCATCATCGAAGCGGTCACCTCCGCGGGGAGCTTTCTCGAGGGAGGGTGCTCGCGGCCGATGCAACTTGCGGCGTTACCCTTGCTGGATGCCACAGTGGCCGCTCAGGAAGCGCTGGCCATCCACCGCCACTTCCACCAGAAGCGCGACTTTATGCTTGCGGCGCTGGAAGCCCTGGGCATTCGCGTGCACCCACCGCTCGGTGGCTTTTATTGTTGGGGCGATGTCTCCGCTTTGCCGCCGCCGTTGAATACCGGCATGGGCTTGTTCCGTGCCGGTTTGGAACACGGCTTGATTACCGTGCCTGGGGTGTTTTTCGACATCAATCCCGGTCAGCGCCGCCCGGAGCGAGAGAGCCGCTTTGCCCACTTTGTGCGCTTCTCCTTTGGCCCACCGCGGGAGGAAATCGAACGCGGCCTCGCCATCTTGCGCGAGCTCATCGCCGCCCATTCTGCTGTGCACCGCGTTGCCGAACGAACCTGA